One Lampris incognitus isolate fLamInc1 chromosome 14, fLamInc1.hap2, whole genome shotgun sequence DNA window includes the following coding sequences:
- the crema gene encoding cAMP-responsive element modulator isoform X1, whose amino-acid sequence MAVTGDDTEPAAATGDIPAYQLRSPNSGLTQNIVMAASPGSMHSPAIQHAEEVTRKREVRLMKNREAARECRRKKKEYVKCLENRVAVLENQNKTLIEELKALKDIYCHKAE is encoded by the exons CAGCCGCCACTGGAGACATACCAGCCTACCAGCTGCGGTCTCCCAACTCGGGCCTCACGCAGAACATTGTGATGGCGGCGTCCCCTGGCTCCATGCACAGCCCCGCCATCCAGCACGCCGAGGAAGTCACCCGCAAGAGAGAGGTCCGGCTGATGAAGAACAG GGAGGCGGCGCGGGAGTGCCGCAGGAAAAAGAAGGAGTACGTCAAGTGTCTGGAAAACCGCGTGGCCGTGTTGGAAAACCAAAACAAGACCCTGATCGAAGAGCTGAAGGCGCTCAAGGACATTTACTGTCACAAAGCAGAGTAG
- the crema gene encoding cAMP-responsive element modulator isoform X2, with protein MAVTGDDTEPAATGDIPAYQLRSPNSGLTQNIVMAASPGSMHSPAIQHAEEVTRKREVRLMKNREAARECRRKKKEYVKCLENRVAVLENQNKTLIEELKALKDIYCHKAE; from the exons CCGCCACTGGAGACATACCAGCCTACCAGCTGCGGTCTCCCAACTCGGGCCTCACGCAGAACATTGTGATGGCGGCGTCCCCTGGCTCCATGCACAGCCCCGCCATCCAGCACGCCGAGGAAGTCACCCGCAAGAGAGAGGTCCGGCTGATGAAGAACAG GGAGGCGGCGCGGGAGTGCCGCAGGAAAAAGAAGGAGTACGTCAAGTGTCTGGAAAACCGCGTGGCCGTGTTGGAAAACCAAAACAAGACCCTGATCGAAGAGCTGAAGGCGCTCAAGGACATTTACTGTCACAAAGCAGAGTAG